A window from Novipirellula artificiosorum encodes these proteins:
- a CDS encoding TIGR03067 domain-containing protein, whose product MRPFLPIVLVALTLAAQSQLTFSQQPIAQGEWTYKNGKPDRVTFVYGAALTDEEVDQLSSYTSLTQIVMGYAGVDSEFVEIEGDLSKLGRLKNLEEVHLCVDALKDDDLRFIAHLPKLQILEFNADNGYDEIHEIPVCTDRCANYLRAATTLRSLIIHDGQFTDKFVDKITEGLPNLEELSLNSAEFTDESLRLLAERCKKLNSLSIASNHFTAEGLKHLDKLPNLEKWFVSSPALRKRSNPKEIEKLLGTWEYVSATYEGQPKDVEKKNETITLTKDSWTLRRNGKFISSSTWEVDSTRSPKWLTVFTQGGKVNFLGRWVYKFDGEQLVLCQSSWMDERRPKEFISQKGDKQYLVVLRRKDSGKTD is encoded by the coding sequence ATGAGACCTTTCCTTCCAATTGTCCTGGTCGCGCTCACGCTCGCTGCCCAATCGCAGTTGACGTTTTCCCAGCAGCCCATTGCACAGGGAGAATGGACGTACAAGAACGGAAAACCCGATCGCGTCACATTCGTCTACGGGGCGGCATTGACGGACGAGGAAGTCGATCAACTCTCTAGCTATACGAGTCTCACTCAAATCGTCATGGGATATGCGGGAGTCGACTCAGAATTCGTCGAAATTGAAGGCGATCTCTCGAAGCTAGGGCGATTGAAGAACCTGGAGGAAGTCCATCTATGTGTCGACGCTTTGAAAGATGATGATCTCAGGTTTATTGCCCACTTGCCGAAACTCCAAATTCTCGAATTCAACGCCGATAATGGGTATGACGAAATCCACGAGATCCCGGTTTGCACGGATCGATGTGCCAATTATCTTCGCGCAGCAACGACGCTTCGAAGCTTGATAATCCACGATGGGCAGTTCACGGACAAGTTTGTCGATAAGATCACCGAGGGCCTGCCCAACTTAGAGGAGTTGTCGCTGAATTCGGCGGAATTCACCGACGAGTCACTACGACTGCTCGCAGAACGATGCAAGAAGCTGAATTCGCTTTCGATCGCGTCAAACCACTTCACTGCCGAAGGCCTCAAGCACCTCGACAAATTGCCGAATCTGGAGAAATGGTTCGTTAGTTCGCCCGCCTTGCGCAAAAGGAGCAATCCCAAGGAAATCGAAAAACTCTTAGGCACGTGGGAATACGTGTCGGCGACTTATGAAGGACAGCCAAAGGACGTTGAGAAGAAAAACGAAACGATCACCCTAACAAAGGACAGTTGGACGCTTCGACGAAACGGGAAATTCATCAGTAGCTCGACTTGGGAAGTCGATTCGACAAGGAGCCCAAAGTGGCTGACTGTATTCACCCAAGGAGGCAAAGTTAACTTCCTGGGTCGATGGGTTTACAAATTTGACGGCGAGCAATTGGTACTTTGTCAATCGTCGTGGATGGATGAGCGTCGACCCAAGGAATTCATCTCTCAAAAAGGCGATAAGCAATACTTGGTCGTCCTCCGTCGAAAGGACTCAGGAAAAACGGATTGA